The DNA segment TGCTTGATGTgataatgtattttatgtagaatttcctttcttcttaaTATTCTGAGCCATCTGAGCAGACTCTGAAGAGCCCCCTTCTAAAAACTGATGAGTCTGCATAactaaatgaagagaaaaaagaaatttctcaTTATCCCTGCCTCTTGACAGCATTTTCCAAATAGAATTCCAATTTCTAACCTAAGCTCTTACCATAAATACAGCCATTCCCTCCTCTCAAACATCTCCCTTTAATATCTAATTGACAGGTTCTTATCTACGCTTATCCTTGAGTTTCCGGATTAAGAGGAACATTGGTTACTTCATCCTGCAGACTTACATGCCATCTATTCTCATCACCATCCTGTCCTGGGTCTCCTTCTGGATCAATTACGATGCTTCTGCTGCACGAGTGGCATTGGGTATGTACCTTTTCATTATATGTTGTAGAAGGTGCTTTTTTGAGGGAGATCAGCTGGGACATCTATAAGAAAATACCTCTTTTTCATGAGGTAGCAGCTAAGAAGGCCACATAGGACTCTTAATCTTGTCATCcaaaaagaattacatttttttctgaaaacaaattttcatccagaaaagctgctttttctgttcgGAAGTATCAGTACTTCCCAAGCTTCAAGCTGTATTATGTGAATCAGTATAAGTTCTCCCATGAATTTCTGTGGGTGCAAGTTTAGACTCTATAACAAAAGCATAAGTGACCGTAGCTTCTCATACGTGTAAGACTATGACGTGCCATGAGCCCATAAGTTCCTTCACTCTGGTTTGTActtgttttcttaagaaaatcTGGACACATCTTGGCCAACGGGTGTGCCAGGACCAGTTAGTTGGATGATAAATGCTGAGGGTGGGTGGCCAAAGAGTAGGAAGAATGGTGGATGAATGgctaaaagatgaaaaaaataaaggaaatggcATTACACGTTTTCATGATAGTTTAAGCCACATACAGACACTTTTTGTAGCTGAAGACCTTCATAACCAAGGCAAATGTGGCACAGTAGTTGAAGTCTGAATTCTTAAGTGCATGTTCCCCTAAATAGGAATGTTTTCCTAtaagaggaaataaatgaagTCTTTTAAGCAACAGAAGGGAAGTGGGGGTGGATTGCAGTTGAGGATTTTGGAGAAGGAACAGGAGAAAGGGGGGATGGCTGGCATATGAGAATGGGGCTGTGCAACATGTTAGAAAGTTCAGAGGAAATAGGAGAGCCAAGGAGGGAGAAGGACTTCATCTGTGAAAGGGAAACAGCTTGGAGAGGCAATCAAGCACAGGTAGAGGCCAGGTCCTGCAGAAAAGGTTGGGGGCTGAAATTGACTCTAGGAGAAGACAGAGTTTGAGAAGATGCAAAGGAAGGATGTTTTATACAATGATATAAAATAGATGATTTGGCTGTGCTTGCTTGGAGAGGCtgagcagggaggcagggagggagcaaCGATAACATGGTAAATTAAAAAGGTAAGTTGCATTGACAAGAGTATAATCACTGAGGGATGAAAAAAGAGTCCATGGCAGACATTACTGGCACAGTGAAAGCACAAGCAGAAGGATGGACATGAGATGCACAGATGTTGAATTTCTGCTGACATCTGGATTCAGaggagaagacagaagaaaaacattgtaGATCAGAGCTGTAACAGCTCTCCCTGAACTATTCCTGACAGCTCTCTATATAACTTGTCCTTAAAAAGCTTCAaagaaggagactccacagcttCCTCTGGGCTTTATCTCCAGATTTGCCTGCTTATTCAATCAAAAAGCTCTTCTTTGTCCAAAGTCTCCATTGCAACTTGTCCAGTTCTTAATGGAGATGTGGATAACATTCTATTCCACGTTTCTTTGCCCCAGATTTCTGGATATTTAGACTACTGTCTAAATATAGACAAACTAATATATTCTGTGAGTAAAAATATATCTCACTTCTGTTTATTCTTCTGTGAACTGAAGACTATTAGTTCTCCAAATCTTTAATCTTTTATCAAGAATGACACTAAAGAGTCCATGAGGGTGAAAAGGAAGCAGGACAAGCAGAGGTCCAGGATGCACAAAGAGGTTTGAGAGCCATCACTGTAGAGGTAGGGCTGAGACCAGAATAGCAAATTAAGGTCATGGAGACTAAGAGAGCTGCCAaaagagagatgaggaggagGGACACTGGAAGAAAAGAGATCAGCAAGGTAGTAAGAAAAGCAGGACAGCTGAGCTAGAGAAGTCGGAAAAGAAGATTAGGTTGAAGAGGGAAAGTTACTGCGCTCAAATTAAGCAGGAAGGCTCATTGCCATCTTAATGAAGTTGGCAGAAGACTGTCAAAGAGACAGATCTGAGGCCACTCTGACAGtccagagaaggaaggaggctGAGAAGAAACTGAGGAAGACTGAAGCTATGAGAGTAATTATGGTGCACCAGGCTCTTGGAGACTGAGTAGATGGGGAAAATGTGTTCAGTGAGACCAAGTAATGTTTATTCAAGATGCGAGAAATATGAGTTAGACCTATAAAGGAGAGCATGAGAACCATGGGAGGAGTGTGTACAGATTATAGTTGAAGTAGTGAGTGGTAAAGCTGGTGAGAGGAAGGTGGGAATTGATGGGGTCAAGGATGTAGACAGAAGCCTATGATGTAGGCACAGAAAGAAAGCACCATGAAGAGGGAATCTCTTCACTCTATCTCCTATTCATGGCATTGGAAAGACACAGCCAATTATAAATTCATGTCAAGGATACTGAGGCATTCAGTAGCGTGTAGGGAAACCTGATGTGTTCATGAAGtagaaaaaagggagaagaggctgagagagACTGAAATGTTTCCTACCATGCTGAGGCAAAGAGGGAAGATCAGGGAGGATTTAAAGATCCAAGGTCCAGAGGATGTTTATGCCCATCATCCTGATGATACTCAGCTTTGACATTTTCTCCCACTGTTGGCATCTGGTTTGTAGTCTGCAGTGATTTGCACTAAGCAGCTGGGCAAAAAATAATGGCACTTCTCTTCCCAGCTGCACTGATCCTGTCCTTTCTGAGGTTGTCCAGCTTGGAGAAAGGGGTAGGGTAAATGAGGGTAGCATTTCAGGAAACCATCCCACCTTCGTAACTGAGCACCTACCCTCTCCTTACAGGGGTCACCACGGTACTTACAATGACTACCATCAACACCCATCTGCGGGAGACTCTCCCAAAGATCCCTTACGTCAAGGCTATCGATGTTTATCTCATGGGCTGCTTTGTCTTTGTGTTCCTGGCACTCCTGGAGTATGCTTTTGTCAACTACATATTCTTCGGGCGAGGCCCCCggcagcaaaagaaacagaGTGAACGGATCGGCAAGGCCAACAATGAGCGTCACCGTTACGAGGAGAAGAGGGTGAGAGAGCAGGTTTGTCCCCTTCTTTCATTGTGGCAGGAAACCTCAGACTCCACTGTTCATTCAGTCCTGAGTGAGCTGTGGAGCAGTCTTTCTCATCATGAGAGATCAATTCCACTTCCCCTGTCTGGTGATTACTGggaatgtttttctccctgatcATTTTGCCGTCATCCTCAAGCCAGTCTCATCAGGACAATCCTCTTGCATAGAGCTTGTGTACCCAGAAGTACCCATGTGGCTTTTATTTCTACCGTGTTGGGCAAATCATACTACCCAACTTAGAAGTCTGCTGCAAGCACATGTGGCTAGTCCTTTGACTCCGGCACTGGTGGGACAACgttttcaaatgcaaaagtCCAGGTTCAGAGCTCACAAAATGACCCTGTCACTAGTATTGCTACAAAGAAAACAGCTCAGCATCATCCCGGAGGGTGTCCCTGTGTGCTTTGTACACAGGATATCCCCCCTacctttttctctgtcttccctGTTGTAGGTTGACCCTTACGGTAACATCCTCCTCAGCACTCTGGAGATGAACAATGAGCTGCTGGCCACGGACATGATGAGCAGTGTTGGCGACTCTCGAAACTCTGTCATGTCCTTCGAAGGCTCAGGAATCCAGTTCCGCAAGCAGCTGGCCTCTCGGGATGGATTTGGTCACCACCCAACCCTGGACCGCCATGGTCCGCTGACCCACCATGCTGCAGCCCGCAACCGTGCCAACAGCCGTCTCCGCCGGCGGTCATCTAAGCTGAAGCTCAAAATCCCAGACCTGGCAGACGTCAGCACCATTGACAAGTGGTCACGAATCATTTTTCCAATCACCTTTGGATTCTTCAACCTTGTTTACTGGTTGTACTATGTAAATTGATGCCTGCAGCCTCCAAGAGAGATAGGGACAGACACTCAGACAATGACAACACAGGAGTGTTGTGgtcttttgggtttgggttttacTCTTTACTATCATTATCATTTATTCCTTTGATTCATTAGATTTATTCTAAGCTTACTCTTCTCTTTTCAGCACATGTAGAACCACGGAGTGTGTGTTGGGGGGGTAAGGGAGAGAAGGGTATATGGGAGGGGCTTTGGTTTCAGGGAGGGATGTGTTTGCCTTGATTTTGGTTTCCTGCTGAAGGACTTCAACcattgtaaaaaaaaccaaacaaacaaaaccacaaaaaaaaagaacactcaaaaaatcaaaaaaaagaagaaaaaaaagagaaaaaatgacataaaaaaagaaaaaacacacaaaaaacaagaaaaagttttaaaaaagggggggagggagatTTAAAGAAATCGAGTCAAAAGCTGGTGGGGCGATAGGTTATCTTTGGCTGTGCTCACTAACGCGCTATCCTCACTTCCATTTCACTACTGaatttcatcttcctcttctcagtgttgttatatttttttaatctttcttctgTCACTGCTCTTAACCCTTTCATATTTATCCTTTCATGGATTCATGAGACAGTGGGTTCATTCTCATGCCATgagatttctcttttctttttctctctccctctccctctctcttgcTTACAAGCCTAAAAGAATCTTTTAaaccaacaaataaaaaagaatatttattttggaagagctgggaaggggggaggaCAAGGCAATTATTTGGGAGGGAAGGGGCAATGTGGGGTTAcgggagggggggagtgaggaGGGAGCTTATCAAAAACAAAGGCACATTTGCAAGTTGCCTTTTTCCACCTTCAGGAGTTTGCAAACTGTTTTTCCTGTATgagtgcgtgtgtgtgtgtgcgaaGCATCTGTGTGCGTGTATGTGCGCATGTATGTAGATACGGATGTGTGCGTGCAAGCATGTTTTCTGGGGaggggagctggggaggggggttTTGTAATGTCttttgtagaaagagaacacaGATGACATTTAACTGGCAGTGTTTTGGGGGAATAGCAGGGTTTTGTTTGCTCACTGCAGCTTTGTGAGGTTGGAGGTCGGAGTCTCAGCTCGTACTAGAGACGGAGCTGGGGAGATAGACTGTGCAA comes from the Melopsittacus undulatus isolate bMelUnd1 chromosome 6, bMelUnd1.mat.Z, whole genome shotgun sequence genome and includes:
- the LOC101869171 gene encoding gamma-aminobutyric acid receptor subunit beta-4 isoform X2, which codes for MWTFQADRLSGIVSALAALCLACCAQSPSTGNISVVKEIVDKLLKGYDVRLRPDFGGNPVTVGMSIHISSIDQISEVNMDYTITMYFQQSWRDKRLAYNDLPLNLTLDNRVADQLWLPDTYFLNDKKSFLHGVTVKNRMIRLHPDGTVLYGLRITTTAACMMDLRRYPLDQQNCTLEIESYGYTVDDIVFFWQGNDSAVTGMEVLELPQFTIIEQRLVSREVVFTTGSYLRLSLSFRIKRNIGYFILQTYMPSILITILSWVSFWINYDASAARVALGVTTVLTMTTINTHLRETLPKIPYVKAIDVYLMGCFVFVFLALLEYAFVNYIFFGRGPRQQKKQSERIGKANNERHRYEEKRVDPYGNILLSTLEMNNELLATDMMSSVGDSRNSVMSFEGSGIQFRKQLASRDGFGHHPTLDRHGPLTHHAAARNRANSRLRRRSSKLKLKIPDLADVSTIDKWSRIIFPITFGFFNLVYWLYYVN
- the LOC101869171 gene encoding gamma-aminobutyric acid receptor subunit beta-4 isoform X1 translates to MWTFQADRLSGIVSALAALCLACCAQSPSTGNISVVKEIVDKLLKGYDVRLRPDFGGNPVTVGMSIHISSIDQISEVNMDYTITMYFQQSWRDKRLAYNDLPLNLTLDNRVADQLWLPDTYFLNDKKSFLHGVTVKNRMIRLHPDGTVLYGLRITTTAACMMDLRRYPLDQQNCTLEIESYGYTVDDIVFFWQGNDSAVTGMEVLELPQFTIIEQRLVSREVVFTTGSYLRLSLSFRIKRNIGYFILQTYMPSILITILSWVSFWINYDASAARVALGVTTVLTMTTINTHLRETLPKIPYVKAIDVYLMGCFVFVFLALLEYAFVNYIFFGRGPRQQKKQSERIGKANNERHRYEEKRVREQVDPYGNILLSTLEMNNELLATDMMSSVGDSRNSVMSFEGSGIQFRKQLASRDGFGHHPTLDRHGPLTHHAAARNRANSRLRRRSSKLKLKIPDLADVSTIDKWSRIIFPITFGFFNLVYWLYYVN